A single genomic interval of Amycolatopsis albispora harbors:
- a CDS encoding AsnC family protein, whose amino-acid sequence MAVTDPVDARLLAALAEVGKTAVHELAAKVGMDPREVAYRLVALSGSGLPLLVGVESDPNGLRAALVGGAGPRPPVSQPQQAPPPQPNVAGTPSGRYNVHAPPPRPGVQGVPSGAYGVPSGAYAVQGTPSGRYQPPPRPPQQPPQQVHRPPMPPPSADPVMSTWGPPQSASWARGDQPPSGNAPVPPGRRTGKAGEVLETQGLEGERLALQLLEVQDPADFLFSAAGYSLEPGERAVVVHTEITNRGQIPFASLPDNYLELITADGKAIGKAPVSLSSRPPHRIGVQPGETAGGHTVYVLPEATRVVSVRWNARPEVDERSLTWSIED is encoded by the coding sequence GTGGCCGTGACCGATCCCGTGGATGCCCGCCTGCTCGCCGCGCTGGCCGAGGTGGGCAAGACGGCCGTACACGAACTCGCCGCCAAGGTCGGCATGGATCCGCGCGAGGTGGCCTACCGGCTGGTGGCGCTGTCCGGCAGCGGGTTGCCGCTGCTCGTCGGCGTGGAGAGCGATCCGAACGGGCTGCGGGCCGCGCTGGTCGGTGGTGCCGGGCCGCGCCCGCCCGTCTCGCAGCCGCAGCAGGCGCCGCCGCCTCAGCCGAATGTCGCCGGTACCCCGTCCGGCCGGTACAACGTGCACGCGCCGCCACCACGGCCGGGCGTGCAGGGGGTGCCGAGCGGTGCGTACGGCGTGCCGAGCGGGGCGTACGCGGTGCAGGGCACACCGTCCGGCCGGTACCAGCCGCCGCCGCGCCCCCCGCAGCAACCGCCGCAGCAGGTCCACCGGCCGCCGATGCCACCGCCGTCGGCCGACCCGGTGATGAGCACCTGGGGTCCACCGCAGAGCGCGTCATGGGCGCGTGGTGACCAGCCGCCGTCCGGTAACGCGCCGGTGCCGCCCGGCAGGCGCACCGGGAAGGCGGGCGAGGTGCTGGAAACCCAGGGCCTGGAAGGTGAACGCCTCGCGCTGCAGCTGCTCGAGGTGCAGGACCCGGCGGACTTCCTGTTCAGCGCGGCCGGGTACAGCCTGGAGCCGGGTGAGCGCGCGGTGGTGGTGCACACCGAGATCACCAACCGCGGCCAGATCCCGTTCGCCTCGCTGCCGGACAACTACCTGGAGCTGATCACCGCCGACGGCAAGGCCATCGGCAAGGCACCGGTCTCGCTGTCCTCGCGGCCACCGCACCGGATCGGCGTGCAGCCCGGCGAAACCGCGGGCGGGCACACCGTCTACGTGCTGCCGGAGGCGACGCGGGTGGTTTCGGTGCGGTGGAACGCCCGGCCCGAAGTGGACGAACGCTCCCTCACCTGGTCCATCGAGGACTAA
- a CDS encoding RNA polymerase subunit sigma-70, whose product MTENEELSELVAAARRGDGEAFGRLSDRFRPELVLHAYRLLGRYDEAEDAVQDTLLQAWRGIRGFEGRASVRSWLYRIATNSCLARRVKDERRRRLVAATAVRDGVAIPVPATVPWLQAVPQDAIEAVAQRDPRPDERLVGRESLEIAFVAALQHLTGRQCAVLVLRDVAGWPAGEVAAQLGTTTSAVNALLQRARRTMRTVLGPDRAEWRRSSPPASEAALVRRYVEAVESGDDEAIATLLAADVLVSHQPHGGNATPEVTWYRGRQTTVDAWAPALHGSMALDLRLVEFGVNNQPAVATYGRLPGTTPHRAFSLTVLRTTGEHITEIVNLSPAQFPALGLPMELPATTVPGRGRERTP is encoded by the coding sequence GTGACCGAAAACGAGGAGCTCAGCGAGCTGGTGGCGGCCGCCCGGCGCGGCGATGGCGAGGCCTTCGGCCGGCTGTCCGACCGGTTCCGCCCGGAGCTGGTCCTGCACGCCTACCGGTTGCTCGGCCGGTACGACGAAGCCGAGGACGCGGTGCAGGACACCCTGCTCCAGGCCTGGCGCGGGATCCGCGGGTTCGAGGGACGGGCGAGCGTGCGCAGCTGGCTGTACCGGATCGCGACCAACTCCTGCCTGGCCAGGCGCGTCAAGGACGAGCGGCGGCGGCGACTGGTCGCGGCCACCGCGGTTCGCGACGGCGTCGCCATTCCGGTACCGGCCACCGTGCCGTGGTTGCAGGCCGTGCCGCAGGACGCGATCGAGGCGGTGGCGCAGCGGGACCCGCGGCCGGACGAGCGGCTGGTGGGGCGGGAGTCGCTGGAGATCGCGTTCGTCGCGGCGTTGCAGCACCTGACCGGACGGCAGTGCGCGGTGCTGGTCCTGCGTGACGTGGCCGGCTGGCCGGCCGGCGAGGTCGCCGCGCAGCTGGGCACCACCACGTCGGCGGTCAACGCGTTGCTGCAGCGGGCTCGCCGGACGATGCGGACGGTGCTCGGACCTGACCGGGCCGAGTGGCGCCGGAGTTCCCCGCCCGCGAGCGAGGCGGCTCTGGTGCGGCGTTATGTCGAGGCGGTCGAATCCGGTGACGACGAGGCGATCGCGACCCTGCTGGCCGCCGACGTCCTGGTCAGCCACCAGCCGCACGGCGGCAACGCCACCCCGGAGGTCACCTGGTACCGGGGCCGCCAGACCACAGTGGACGCCTGGGCGCCGGCACTGCACGGCAGCATGGCGCTCGACCTGCGGCTGGTCGAGTTCGGGGTGAACAACCAGCCCGCGGTCGCCACCTACGGCCGGCTTCCCGGCACCACCCCGCACCGCGCGTTCAGCCTGACCGTGCTCCGCACCACGGGCGAGCACATCACCGAAATCGTCAACCTCAGCCCAGCCCAGTTCCCCGCGCTCGGGCTGCCGATGGAGCTGCCCGCGACGACCGTGCCCGGCCGCGGGCGAGAGAGGACACCATGA
- a CDS encoding DUF1579 family protein, whose amino-acid sequence MTERPLRTDAHRRLEVFLGDWRATGVAHVGPGGEPGETPWSSTHTGRWHTGGFFLIQDERARLGGQDFDTLSLLGVDPSTGGYVVRTFDNGGFYRQYELTADGNRWTITGDTERAEITFSEHNRRQTIHWAWKPAGTWVPLCDRVAERHD is encoded by the coding sequence ATGACCGAGCGACCCCTCCGCACCGATGCCCACCGCCGCCTCGAAGTGTTCCTCGGCGACTGGCGCGCCACCGGCGTCGCGCACGTCGGCCCCGGTGGTGAGCCAGGCGAAACACCGTGGTCGAGCACGCACACCGGCCGCTGGCACACCGGCGGGTTCTTCCTGATCCAGGACGAACGGGCCCGCCTGGGCGGGCAGGACTTCGACACGCTGAGCCTGCTGGGCGTCGATCCCAGTACCGGCGGCTACGTGGTGCGGACCTTCGACAACGGCGGCTTCTACCGCCAGTACGAGCTCACCGCCGACGGCAACCGGTGGACGATCACCGGGGACACCGAACGGGCCGAGATCACCTTCAGCGAGCACAACCGGCGGCAAACCATCCACTGGGCGTGGAAACCCGCCGGAACCTGGGTGCCGCTGTGCGATCGGGTAGCCGAACGCCACGACTGA
- a CDS encoding RluA family pseudouridine synthase — MSGRMLPVPDGLDGMRVDAGLAKLLGLSRTAVAELAEAGDVLLDGKPAGKSDRLTAGGLLEVTLPEPRTVEVVAEPVEGLRIVHDDDDIVVVSKPVGVAVHPSPGWTGPTVVGGLAAAGLRISTSGAAERQGVVHRLDAGTTGVMVVAKSEHAYTVLKRAFKERTVDKGYHALVQGHPDPTKGTIDAPIDRHPRHDYKFAVVAGGRPSVTHYEVVEAFRAASFAHIKLETGRTHQIRVHFAALRHPCVGDLTYGADPVLARRLGLSRQWLHARTLGFAHPADGRWVEFEADYPEDLAAALEKLRAES, encoded by the coding sequence GTGAGCGGGCGCATGCTGCCGGTCCCGGACGGCCTGGACGGGATGCGGGTGGACGCCGGGCTGGCGAAGCTGCTCGGGCTGTCCCGCACCGCGGTCGCCGAGCTGGCCGAAGCCGGGGACGTGCTGCTCGACGGCAAGCCGGCGGGCAAGTCCGACCGGCTCACCGCGGGCGGCCTGCTGGAGGTCACCCTGCCCGAGCCGCGCACCGTCGAGGTGGTCGCCGAGCCGGTCGAGGGCCTCCGGATCGTGCACGACGACGACGACATCGTGGTGGTGTCCAAGCCGGTCGGCGTGGCCGTGCACCCGAGCCCCGGCTGGACCGGGCCGACCGTGGTGGGCGGGCTGGCCGCGGCCGGGCTGCGCATCTCCACCTCCGGTGCCGCCGAACGCCAGGGCGTGGTGCACCGGCTCGACGCCGGCACCACCGGCGTGATGGTGGTGGCCAAGAGCGAGCACGCCTACACCGTGCTCAAGCGGGCGTTCAAGGAACGCACCGTGGACAAGGGCTACCACGCGCTGGTGCAGGGCCATCCCGACCCGACCAAGGGCACCATCGACGCGCCGATCGACCGGCACCCCCGGCACGACTACAAGTTCGCCGTGGTCGCCGGTGGCCGGCCGAGCGTGACGCACTACGAGGTGGTCGAGGCCTTCCGCGCGGCTTCGTTCGCGCACATCAAGCTGGAAACCGGGCGCACGCACCAGATCCGCGTGCACTTCGCGGCGCTGCGGCACCCGTGCGTCGGTGACCTGACCTACGGCGCCGACCCGGTGCTGGCCCGGCGGCTGGGGCTGTCACGGCAGTGGCTGCACGCCAGGACGCTCGGCTTCGCGCACCCCGCGGACGGGCGCTGGGTGGAGTTCGAGGCGGACTACCCCGAAGACCTGGCGGCGGCGCTGGAAAAGCTGCGCGCGGAGTCGTGA
- a CDS encoding pyridoxal phosphate-dependent decarboxylase family protein: protein MSDPLTEREATAEALRLVADAAGPYLATLSDRLVQDPAGAPLLDELDGPLPERGDGTLPSVRELLRIGTGAATHSSGPRFFHFVVGGSTPAAQAGDWVTSLLDQVAGLWPASPFAARVETVVLGWLKDLFGLPASYGGVLTPSATLANLTGLAAARHWWAERHGVDVSADGMLGLPRLPVLSSGYVHPSSRKALQILGCGRDTVRVFARDDAGRVDLGAMETELAAVAGPAVLIANAGEVNAGDFDPVGELADLAEAYGAWLHVDGAFGLFAAVSPKTAHLVHGVERADSVAADGHKWLNVPYESGFAFLREPRRLVQAFAMPDAAYLPVGDEARINYNSLGPESSRRARALPIWATLRAYGREGYRAMVERHHDLARLLGELVDEAPDLEPLAPPGLNVVCFRYRRDGLGDERLDELNRRLGAELLEDGRVYAGTTVYRGRLALRPAIVNWRTGEADIELLVSVVREIGARLTA from the coding sequence ATGAGTGATCCGCTGACCGAACGCGAAGCGACGGCCGAAGCGCTGCGACTGGTGGCGGACGCCGCCGGGCCGTACCTGGCCACGTTGTCCGACCGGCTGGTCCAGGATCCCGCCGGTGCCCCGCTGCTCGACGAACTGGACGGCCCGCTGCCGGAACGCGGCGACGGCACCCTGCCGAGCGTCCGCGAACTGCTGCGGATCGGGACCGGGGCGGCCACCCATTCCTCCGGACCCCGGTTCTTCCACTTCGTCGTCGGCGGTTCGACCCCGGCGGCGCAGGCGGGCGACTGGGTGACCTCGCTGCTCGACCAGGTCGCCGGGCTCTGGCCGGCGTCGCCGTTCGCGGCCAGGGTGGAAACCGTCGTGCTGGGCTGGTTGAAGGACCTGTTCGGGCTGCCCGCGTCCTACGGCGGCGTGCTGACGCCGAGCGCGACGCTGGCGAACCTGACCGGGCTCGCCGCCGCCCGCCACTGGTGGGCCGAACGGCACGGCGTGGACGTCAGCGCCGACGGCATGCTGGGCCTGCCGCGCCTGCCGGTGCTCTCCAGCGGTTACGTGCATCCCAGCAGCCGCAAGGCGTTGCAGATCCTCGGCTGCGGCCGGGACACCGTGCGCGTGTTCGCCCGCGACGACGCCGGCCGGGTGGACCTGGGCGCGATGGAGACGGAACTCGCCGCCGTCGCCGGTCCGGCGGTGCTCATCGCGAACGCCGGTGAGGTCAACGCGGGCGACTTCGATCCCGTCGGCGAGCTGGCCGACCTGGCCGAGGCGTACGGCGCCTGGCTGCACGTCGATGGCGCCTTCGGCTTGTTCGCGGCGGTTTCCCCGAAAACGGCGCATCTCGTACACGGCGTCGAGCGGGCGGATTCGGTCGCGGCCGACGGGCACAAGTGGCTCAACGTGCCGTACGAAAGCGGGTTCGCCTTCCTGCGGGAGCCGCGGCGTCTGGTGCAGGCGTTCGCCATGCCCGACGCGGCATACCTGCCGGTCGGCGACGAAGCCAGGATCAACTACAACTCGCTCGGCCCGGAATCCTCGCGCCGGGCCCGCGCGCTGCCGATCTGGGCGACGCTGCGCGCGTACGGCCGCGAGGGCTACCGCGCCATGGTCGAACGCCACCACGACCTCGCCCGGCTGCTCGGCGAGCTGGTCGACGAGGCACCCGACCTGGAACCACTCGCGCCGCCCGGGCTGAACGTGGTCTGCTTCCGGTACCGCCGCGACGGGCTCGGCGACGAGCGGCTGGACGAGCTGAACCGGCGGCTGGGGGCCGAACTGCTCGAAGACGGCCGGGTCTACGCTGGCACGACCGTGTACCGGGGACGGCTCGCGCTGCGACCGGCGATCGTCAACTGGCGTACCGGGGAGGCGGACATCGAACTGCTCGTCTCGGTGGTGCGGGAGATCGGCGCCCGGCTCACGGCGTAA
- a CDS encoding aminotransferase class V-fold PLP-dependent enzyme: MTLALERPCLVPEVAGAELSVPLVNGGTIGYANLDHAASAPCLQRVRTAVDEFLPWYASVHRGAGFASQVSTKVYERTREVLRRFTGARSTDTVIFTRNTTDSFNLLAKCLPRETSVVLFDTEHHAALLPWRGPRVHRVEPPRTRLAAVSAVDSALAACAPGPRLVVLTGASNVTGELLPVAEIAAVARKHGARIALDAAQLAPHRPFSLRELDVDYVALSGHKLYAPFGAGALVGRADWLRAGQPYLAGGGATKAVQRHHGTELGVVWNSGPERHEAGSPNTVGVYALGVACEALSENWDAIREHEDALLRRLHRGLSSVPGFAELRLFDADVDRVGTLSFVIDGFEPGWLAAVLSAEYGIGVRDGAFCAHIATRRLIRFAGGAGQQAVRVSLGLGSTEEHVDRLLLALRQIVARGARWEYGKVDGRWAPTPDPRPLPEFLS; this comes from the coding sequence ATGACGCTCGCACTCGAACGCCCTTGCCTGGTCCCGGAAGTCGCCGGTGCCGAGTTGTCCGTGCCGCTGGTCAACGGCGGCACGATCGGTTACGCGAACCTCGACCACGCCGCGAGCGCGCCGTGCCTGCAGCGCGTCCGCACCGCCGTCGACGAGTTCCTGCCCTGGTACGCCAGCGTGCACCGAGGCGCCGGTTTCGCCTCCCAGGTGTCCACAAAGGTCTATGAGCGCACCCGGGAAGTGTTGCGGCGCTTCACCGGCGCCCGGTCCACCGACACGGTGATCTTCACCCGCAACACCACCGACTCGTTCAACCTGCTGGCGAAGTGCCTGCCGCGCGAGACCTCGGTGGTGCTGTTCGACACCGAGCACCACGCGGCGCTGCTGCCGTGGCGCGGGCCGCGCGTGCACCGCGTGGAACCGCCGCGCACCAGGCTGGCCGCGGTGTCCGCTGTGGACAGTGCACTGGCCGCCTGCGCGCCGGGACCGCGGCTGGTGGTGCTCACCGGAGCGTCCAATGTGACCGGTGAGCTGCTGCCGGTGGCGGAAATCGCCGCGGTGGCGCGGAAGCACGGCGCGCGGATCGCGCTGGACGCGGCGCAGCTGGCCCCGCACCGGCCGTTCTCCCTGCGTGAGCTGGATGTGGACTACGTGGCGCTGTCGGGGCACAAGCTGTACGCGCCGTTCGGGGCGGGTGCGCTGGTCGGCCGTGCCGACTGGCTGCGTGCCGGGCAGCCGTACCTCGCCGGTGGTGGCGCGACCAAGGCGGTGCAGCGGCACCACGGCACCGAGCTCGGCGTGGTGTGGAACTCCGGGCCGGAGCGCCACGAAGCCGGTTCGCCGAACACGGTCGGCGTGTACGCGCTCGGCGTGGCGTGCGAGGCGCTTTCCGAGAACTGGGACGCCATTCGCGAGCACGAGGACGCGTTGCTGCGCCGGTTGCACCGCGGGCTCTCGTCCGTTCCCGGCTTCGCGGAACTGCGCCTGTTCGACGCCGACGTCGACCGCGTCGGCACGCTCAGCTTCGTCATCGACGGCTTCGAACCCGGCTGGCTCGCCGCGGTGCTTTCCGCCGAATACGGCATCGGTGTGCGCGACGGCGCGTTCTGCGCGCACATCGCGACGCGGCGGCTGATCCGGTTCGCCGGTGGTGCGGGGCAGCAGGCGGTGCGGGTCAGCCTCGGCCTCGGCAGCACGGAGGAACACGTCGACCGGCTGCTGCTCGCGCTGCGGCAGATCGTGGCCAGGGGAGCGCGGTGGGAGTACGGCAAGGTGGACGGCCGCTGGGCGCCCACCCCGGACCCGCGCCCGCTGCCGGAATTCCTTTCCTGA
- a CDS encoding M23 family metallopeptidase, producing MVNSSNLRGLAAAVVLTGGVLLAPTASAADAFPVFTLPFATGQSVSSAGIHSDNGNSGVKNAIDLSPRDGLVRAPLAGTVRLQHCDGGDWVTIDHAGGWRTGYYHLERIAVTDGQAVEPGVVLGETGNALPCGGSSSGAHVHFTLWTLPAGAGDWDGLGYHQLQTTVAEAHGEPVDGKEFGGWRFTEGAEQYSGVATHVADGQAVQLPGRFRYEAE from the coding sequence GTGGTCAACTCGTCGAACCTTCGTGGACTGGCGGCAGCCGTGGTGCTCACCGGCGGCGTCCTGCTCGCCCCGACCGCGTCCGCCGCGGATGCCTTCCCGGTGTTCACGCTGCCGTTCGCCACCGGGCAGTCGGTCAGCTCGGCGGGCATCCACTCGGACAACGGCAACAGCGGCGTGAAGAACGCGATCGACCTGAGCCCGCGCGACGGCCTGGTGCGCGCGCCGCTCGCCGGGACGGTCCGGCTGCAGCACTGCGACGGCGGCGACTGGGTGACCATCGACCACGCCGGTGGCTGGCGCACCGGCTACTACCACCTGGAGCGGATCGCGGTCACCGACGGGCAGGCCGTCGAACCGGGCGTGGTGCTCGGCGAAACCGGCAACGCGCTGCCGTGCGGCGGCAGCAGTTCGGGTGCCCACGTGCACTTCACCCTGTGGACGCTGCCCGCGGGGGCGGGTGACTGGGACGGCCTCGGCTACCACCAGCTCCAGACGACGGTCGCCGAGGCACACGGCGAACCCGTCGACGGCAAGGAATTCGGCGGCTGGCGGTTCACCGAAGGCGCCGAACAGTACAGCGGCGTCGCGACGCACGTCGCCGATGGCCAGGCGGTCCAGCTCCCCGGCCGGTTCCGGTACGAAGCGGAGTGA
- a CDS encoding potassium/proton antiporter: MDQLPVILGAGAAVLLVSVLAVRVSIRLGLPSLLLYLGIGVFIGEAGLGLEFENATLTQSLGLAALVMILTEGGLTTRWQTVKPALWPGIALSTVGVGVSIAITGAALHLLLGLDWRMALLWGAVLASTDAAAVFSVLRSAGIGKRLVGTLEIESGINDAPAYIAVVVLATGTTVDWTLPLLVVYELGAGLLIGLLLGWAGALALRKAALPATGLYPVATVAVCVVAYSGGQLAHASGLLATYVAGVVLGNSRLPHRSDTLSFAEGLGWLAQIGLFVLLGLFASPGRLLESLVQGLVAGAVVLLLARPASVLVSALPFKLPWREQVFLSWAGLRGAVPIVLAMIPLAEGVPGAQELVDAVFVLVIVLTLLQGATLTPLGRLLGLSDSTEAKEIQVDAAPLDELGAELLQVRIQRGSRLHGVYLSELRLPAGASVSLVVRDGKSFTPQSTSRLQELDQLLVVTTEGARAVAERRLRAIDRAGRLARWRGESGH, translated from the coding sequence ATGGACCAGCTCCCGGTCATTCTCGGGGCGGGCGCGGCCGTGCTGCTCGTTTCCGTGCTCGCGGTGCGCGTTTCGATCCGGCTCGGCCTGCCCTCGCTGCTGCTCTACCTCGGCATCGGGGTGTTCATCGGGGAAGCCGGGCTCGGCCTGGAGTTCGAGAACGCCACGCTCACCCAGTCGCTCGGCCTCGCCGCGCTGGTGATGATCCTCACCGAAGGCGGCCTGACCACCCGTTGGCAGACCGTCAAACCGGCGCTGTGGCCCGGAATCGCACTGTCCACTGTGGGCGTTGGGGTGAGCATCGCGATCACCGGCGCCGCCCTGCACCTGCTGCTCGGCCTGGACTGGCGGATGGCGCTGCTGTGGGGCGCGGTGCTCGCCTCGACCGACGCCGCCGCGGTGTTCTCCGTGCTCCGCTCGGCGGGCATCGGCAAGCGGCTGGTCGGCACGCTGGAGATCGAATCCGGTATCAACGACGCGCCCGCCTACATCGCGGTCGTCGTGCTGGCCACCGGGACCACAGTGGACTGGACACTGCCGTTGCTGGTGGTCTACGAGCTGGGCGCGGGCCTGCTGATCGGGTTGCTGCTCGGCTGGGCCGGCGCGCTGGCGCTGCGCAAGGCGGCACTGCCCGCCACCGGCCTGTACCCGGTGGCCACCGTCGCGGTCTGCGTGGTCGCGTACTCCGGCGGTCAGCTGGCGCACGCTTCGGGCCTGCTCGCCACCTACGTCGCCGGTGTGGTGCTCGGCAATTCCCGGCTGCCGCACCGGTCCGACACGCTGTCCTTCGCCGAAGGGCTCGGCTGGCTGGCGCAGATCGGCCTGTTCGTGCTGCTCGGGTTGTTCGCCTCGCCGGGCAGGCTGCTGGAGAGCCTGGTGCAGGGGCTGGTCGCCGGGGCGGTGGTGCTGCTGCTCGCGCGACCCGCGTCGGTGCTGGTCTCCGCGCTGCCGTTCAAGCTGCCGTGGCGCGAACAGGTGTTCCTGTCCTGGGCGGGGCTGCGCGGGGCGGTGCCGATCGTGCTCGCGATGATCCCGCTCGCCGAGGGCGTGCCGGGCGCGCAGGAGCTGGTCGACGCGGTGTTCGTGCTGGTCATCGTGCTGACGCTGCTGCAGGGCGCGACGCTGACCCCGCTGGGGCGCCTGCTCGGGTTGTCCGATTCGACCGAGGCCAAGGAGATCCAGGTCGACGCCGCGCCGCTGGACGAACTCGGTGCCGAACTGCTCCAGGTGCGCATCCAGCGCGGCTCGCGGCTGCACGGGGTGTACCTGTCCGAGCTGCGGCTCCCGGCGGGTGCGTCGGTGAGCCTGGTGGTGCGCGACGGCAAGTCGTTCACCCCGCAGAGCACCAGTCGCCTCCAGGAGCTGGACCAGCTGCTCGTGGTCACCACCGAGGGGGCGCGGGCGGTGGCCGAGCGGCGCCTGCGGGCCATCGACCGGGCGGGCAGGCTGGCCCGCTGGCGGGGCGAGTCCGGGCACTGA